A single genomic interval of Aureliella helgolandensis harbors:
- a CDS encoding DUF2202 domain-containing protein codes for MKRLLIGIGSILVLTFVAPITMAQRGGAGSGRSAGNAVQVQTRARMGNQGRNQNSVGLQTQSNTRSGNQGLSQAQRGNSSRQSNGNLSVNTSDTDLLRMREEEKLARDVYIQLAKTSQLPIFQNISRAESQHMQALERLSPGSRSSGQNDAPGSFVFPEYQKLYDSLIASGARSPLDALKVGAKIEEMDIADLRRRLAETTDPQVQKVLERLMRGSENHLRAFASQIANQGASYNAEFLSQTDFDQIANSSGSGQGNGQQSTRGRNGSGGNGSGRGAQNRGSALQPGLQNQNFRSQGISGQGLSAQKQGGVIRGGRGSGRAR; via the coding sequence ATGAAACGCTTGCTGATTGGAATTGGATCGATCCTCGTGCTAACGTTTGTCGCCCCCATTACGATGGCACAACGAGGCGGCGCTGGATCTGGCCGCTCCGCTGGGAATGCTGTGCAGGTACAAACACGTGCGCGTATGGGCAATCAGGGGCGCAACCAGAACAGCGTGGGACTTCAAACTCAATCCAACACACGCTCTGGCAACCAAGGGCTCTCTCAAGCGCAGCGGGGCAATTCGAGTCGTCAATCCAATGGCAATCTGTCGGTGAACACCAGCGACACGGATTTGCTGCGCATGCGGGAGGAGGAAAAGTTGGCGCGCGACGTTTACATCCAGTTGGCGAAAACTTCCCAGCTGCCTATTTTCCAGAACATATCACGTGCCGAAAGCCAGCACATGCAGGCGCTTGAGCGTCTGAGTCCAGGAAGTAGAAGCAGTGGTCAAAACGATGCACCTGGAAGCTTCGTCTTTCCAGAGTACCAAAAACTTTATGACTCGCTCATTGCCAGCGGGGCACGTAGCCCATTGGATGCGTTGAAGGTAGGAGCTAAAATCGAGGAGATGGATATTGCAGATCTGAGACGAAGGCTGGCGGAAACGACCGATCCGCAGGTTCAGAAAGTGCTTGAACGGTTGATGAGAGGTTCGGAAAACCACTTGCGCGCTTTCGCATCGCAGATCGCCAACCAGGGGGCAAGCTACAATGCTGAATTCCTATCCCAAACCGACTTCGACCAAATTGCAAACTCATCGGGATCCGGACAAGGAAACGGTCAGCAGTCCACCCGTGGGAGAAACGGTAGTGGGGGAAACGGCAGCGGACGGGGGGCTCAGAATCGAGGAAGTGCACTTCAGCCAGGGTTGCAAAACCAAAACTTCCGCAGCCAAGGGATCAGCGGTCAAGGGCTCAGCGCGCAGAAGCAAGGCGGTGTAATCCGGGGTGGCCGCGGCAGTGGACGAGCTCGATGA
- a CDS encoding sensor histidine kinase yields MQKPSPQGVPQPRIVGLAFLGVLWLMFATWQRSEHIHQCELIQDSLASQAETLSSAVTSGVQSHRWFGPFVQQQLPTTLEVLARSNNVLAIAVIVNDGSGEVFFAGDRERVDLVLPVGEHARGDTLQVVSSFSMRNNPPLHGDVADFVGVPASVDFHCVVVLDRTGMKAQIYREARNRLLIFALGTLLLIAAGAAWQFTVRLTQAEGATRVLQAETRHLRELGQAAAGLAHETRNPLGLIRGWTQRLVKSGLPTDVQQEQAEAVLEECDRVTARINQFLAFARQAEANLESVAVDKLVADLQSLLQSDLLTNNLELETLRLDQPPAIWADRDQLRQVLFNLLQNAIAFAPQGSTITISLNHSKRGSFRLEVADQGPGATEEIVDSLFEPYVTRRPGGTGLGLSIVRRIAIAHGWDVDYEPGQGIGSVFWIDGIRSA; encoded by the coding sequence ATGCAGAAACCGAGCCCGCAAGGTGTGCCGCAGCCCAGGATCGTCGGACTCGCTTTTCTTGGTGTCTTGTGGTTGATGTTCGCTACGTGGCAGCGATCTGAGCACATTCACCAGTGTGAACTGATCCAAGATTCGCTAGCGTCGCAAGCGGAGACATTGTCGAGTGCTGTGACCAGCGGAGTCCAATCGCATCGCTGGTTCGGTCCGTTTGTCCAACAACAATTGCCAACCACCCTGGAAGTGCTCGCTAGATCTAACAACGTCCTGGCGATTGCGGTCATTGTCAACGATGGCTCTGGCGAAGTCTTTTTCGCTGGAGATCGTGAGCGTGTCGATCTGGTACTTCCCGTGGGGGAACATGCACGTGGCGATACGCTGCAGGTCGTCAGCAGCTTTAGCATGCGGAACAATCCTCCCCTACACGGAGACGTGGCTGACTTTGTTGGCGTCCCCGCATCGGTGGATTTTCATTGCGTGGTCGTACTGGACCGCACCGGAATGAAGGCTCAAATCTATCGCGAGGCCAGGAATCGCCTCCTAATCTTTGCATTGGGCACCCTACTTTTAATCGCCGCCGGAGCCGCATGGCAGTTTACCGTGCGACTAACGCAGGCCGAGGGAGCCACGCGAGTTCTGCAGGCAGAAACACGACACTTGCGCGAGCTGGGGCAAGCGGCAGCCGGGTTGGCGCACGAAACTCGAAATCCGCTGGGGTTGATCCGTGGCTGGACTCAAAGGCTTGTAAAATCGGGGCTGCCGACCGACGTGCAGCAGGAACAGGCCGAAGCAGTGCTGGAGGAGTGCGACCGGGTAACCGCGCGGATCAATCAGTTCCTGGCCTTTGCACGCCAAGCGGAAGCGAACTTGGAATCGGTAGCTGTTGACAAGCTTGTTGCTGACTTGCAATCGCTGTTGCAATCAGACCTGCTTACCAACAATCTTGAGCTGGAAACGCTGCGGCTCGATCAGCCACCAGCAATTTGGGCAGATCGCGACCAGTTACGGCAAGTACTCTTCAATCTGCTCCAGAACGCCATTGCATTCGCCCCCCAGGGCAGCACAATTACAATCTCCCTCAACCACTCCAAACGTGGTTCGTTCCGCTTGGAAGTCGCCGACCAGGGGCCGGGCGCTACCGAGGAGATTGTGGATTCGCTGTTTGAACCCTATGTCACGCGTCGACCGGGCGGTACCGGCCTAGGTCTATCCATCGTCCGCCGCATTGCGATTGCACACGGATGGGACGTGGACTACGAGCCTGGCCAGGGAATTGGCAGCGTCTTTTGGATTGACGGAATCCGCAGCGCGTGA
- a CDS encoding sigma-54-dependent transcriptional regulator, with product MAASFGLTESAAREALRRQALDLDDNHEHDTSEIRMTSNASLKRDSKSPVLMVVDDEPSQRKLIGGFFEGFGFTILEAESAETMLETLAQQPPDMILLDVRLPAMSGIEALPKIRELLPTIPVVLITAYADLRQAVAAVKNGADDYLSKPIDLEELKVAVYDALAIPSSDDAPHTIALPNLPADFIFESRAMRQLLETVAVVAPSEAPILIQGPSGSGKEGIAQLIHAWSSRASHPIITANCAGLSSTLIESELFGHVKGAFTGASEDRKGLFRTAHGGSLFLDEVGEMPLEMQPKLLRALEASEVTPVGGDRTVAIDTRFIAATNRNLVDEIQEGRFREDLFYRLNVVELIVPALADRREDIIPLARYFASQFANRQVRMSPQASRAMLTHSWTGNVRELRNAIQRACLLCQGDVILPEHLPSNIASGPTSDLPDVGRLSQVERATIVATLRECDGNRTQAAKQLGISRRALIYKLHDIEGEH from the coding sequence TTGGCAGCGTCTTTTGGATTGACGGAATCCGCAGCGCGTGAAGCACTCCGTCGGCAAGCACTCGATCTCGATGACAACCATGAACACGATACGTCTGAAATTCGCATGACCAGTAACGCCTCACTGAAACGTGATTCTAAGTCACCCGTTCTGATGGTGGTCGACGACGAGCCATCTCAACGGAAGCTGATTGGTGGGTTCTTTGAAGGTTTTGGATTCACGATTCTCGAAGCGGAGTCGGCTGAGACGATGCTCGAAACGCTCGCTCAACAGCCGCCCGATATGATCCTGCTGGACGTGCGTTTGCCCGCAATGAGTGGCATCGAGGCACTGCCGAAAATCCGGGAACTGCTGCCCACGATTCCCGTTGTTCTAATCACCGCCTATGCGGATCTTCGGCAGGCGGTTGCCGCCGTCAAAAATGGTGCAGACGACTATCTTTCGAAGCCAATCGACCTCGAAGAATTGAAAGTGGCGGTGTACGACGCTCTGGCTATCCCGTCATCAGACGATGCGCCACACACAATCGCGTTACCCAACCTGCCAGCGGACTTCATCTTCGAAAGCCGAGCGATGCGTCAGTTGCTCGAAACGGTCGCGGTCGTGGCTCCTTCCGAGGCGCCGATTCTCATCCAAGGTCCAAGTGGTTCCGGCAAGGAGGGGATCGCGCAATTGATTCACGCGTGGAGTTCACGTGCATCGCATCCAATCATCACAGCCAATTGTGCTGGCCTCTCATCGACATTGATCGAGAGTGAGCTCTTCGGTCACGTGAAGGGCGCGTTCACGGGAGCTTCGGAAGATCGAAAAGGCCTGTTTCGGACGGCGCATGGCGGAAGCCTATTTCTAGACGAGGTTGGCGAAATGCCACTGGAGATGCAGCCAAAGTTGTTGCGCGCGTTGGAGGCAAGCGAAGTGACACCCGTTGGCGGTGATCGCACTGTCGCTATCGATACACGCTTTATCGCAGCCACCAATCGCAATTTAGTCGATGAAATACAGGAAGGACGTTTTCGAGAGGACCTTTTCTATCGGCTGAACGTTGTCGAATTGATTGTTCCTGCACTTGCGGATCGTCGCGAAGACATCATTCCGTTGGCAAGGTATTTCGCAAGCCAGTTTGCCAACCGGCAAGTCCGCATGTCACCGCAAGCATCCCGAGCGATGCTCACCCATTCCTGGACTGGAAACGTTCGCGAATTGCGAAATGCTATTCAGCGCGCGTGCTTATTGTGCCAGGGTGATGTAATTCTTCCGGAACACCTACCCAGCAACATTGCCAGCGGACCAACCTCTGATTTGCCCGATGTTGGTCGTCTCTCGCAAGTCGAACGGGCAACCATTGTCGCAACGCTCCGAGAATGCGACGGAAATCGAACTCAGGCGGCCAAACAACTCGGCATCAGCCGCCGAGCACTGATCTACAAGCTGCACGACATCGAAGGCGAGCACTAG
- a CDS encoding DsrE family protein: MRFYAPLLALVLLLSFAQPNVRAEDATSTEKTQQVVVHLSHFTDDLHRCFMALKVASLLQEHGAEVTIFLDLEGVRLAERRQLLDLTWGQDSPPLSEHYDKFIDAGGKLVLCPHCAKSARIGSGALKRHAAIATMPSLAKLLLDADKVMDY; the protein is encoded by the coding sequence ATGCGATTTTATGCCCCCCTTCTCGCGCTCGTACTTCTTTTGTCCTTTGCTCAGCCCAACGTACGTGCCGAAGATGCAACATCGACTGAAAAAACTCAGCAGGTTGTAGTCCATCTCTCGCACTTTACCGACGACTTACACCGTTGCTTTATGGCATTGAAAGTCGCGAGCCTGCTGCAAGAGCACGGCGCCGAGGTAACAATCTTTCTCGATCTTGAAGGCGTCCGCCTTGCGGAGCGTCGCCAACTGCTGGATCTGACATGGGGACAAGACTCGCCACCGCTTTCGGAACATTACGACAAGTTTATCGATGCTGGCGGCAAACTGGTACTGTGCCCGCATTGTGCGAAGTCCGCTCGTATCGGTTCTGGAGCACTCAAACGACACGCAGCAATCGCAACCATGCCCTCTCTCGCGAAACTGTTGTTGGATGCCGACAAGGTCATGGATTATTGA